Proteins encoded by one window of Geobacter sp. DSM 9736:
- a CDS encoding S41 family peptidase has product MAAKGRKKLLFVVVVVSLVIAGFGIGLRLWRSERITPTTDYLKLLTQVMAFVKKNYVEPVEDKKLVESAVTGMLASLDPHSAYLPPDSFKEMKVEMSGSFGGLGIEISMKDGKLTIISPIEDTPAFRAGLKPGDHIYRIDGKDTHGMSITKAVSLMRGTKGTKVTLTIVREGAPRPLVVPLVRDIILVKSLKSRSLEPGFGYIRISQFQERTGEDFAKALETLRQQNGTLRGLIIDLRNNPGGLLDQAVKVADRFIGEGFSNGVVVYTKGRESYSQNSLSANVGEKEPYYPIVVLINGGSASASEILAGALQDHKRAVIMGTQSFGKGSVQSVMPLRNGGALKLTTARYYTPSGRSIQAKGIVPDVVVARLDLKNVQKKDEPDIREKDLNNHMSEGAATPAPPAEEAPVKNLKNLELGNDYQMLRALELLHGLDAMNRLNLKKQ; this is encoded by the coding sequence ATGGCGGCGAAGGGTAGGAAAAAACTCCTTTTTGTTGTGGTTGTTGTATCGCTCGTGATTGCCGGCTTCGGTATCGGCCTTCGCCTGTGGCGCAGCGAACGGATCACACCGACTACCGACTACCTGAAGCTGCTGACCCAGGTAATGGCGTTCGTCAAGAAAAACTACGTAGAGCCGGTGGAGGACAAGAAGCTGGTCGAGAGCGCCGTGACCGGAATGCTTGCTTCCCTCGATCCGCACAGTGCCTACCTTCCCCCCGACTCGTTCAAAGAGATGAAAGTCGAGATGTCGGGCTCCTTCGGCGGCCTCGGCATCGAGATCAGCATGAAAGACGGAAAACTTACCATCATTTCCCCCATCGAGGATACCCCTGCTTTCCGGGCGGGGCTCAAACCGGGCGACCATATCTACCGGATCGACGGCAAGGATACTCATGGAATGAGCATCACGAAAGCAGTGAGCCTCATGCGTGGAACAAAAGGAACGAAGGTCACCCTTACCATTGTAAGGGAAGGAGCGCCCAGGCCGCTCGTGGTCCCTCTCGTGCGTGACATCATCCTGGTGAAGAGCCTCAAATCACGATCACTGGAGCCGGGCTTCGGCTACATAAGGATCTCCCAATTCCAGGAACGGACAGGAGAGGACTTCGCAAAAGCGCTTGAAACGTTACGGCAACAAAACGGTACTTTGCGGGGGCTGATCATAGACCTTCGCAACAATCCGGGAGGCCTTCTCGACCAGGCGGTGAAGGTAGCAGACAGATTCATCGGGGAAGGGTTCAGCAACGGCGTTGTCGTCTACACGAAAGGACGGGAGAGCTATTCGCAGAACAGCCTCAGCGCCAATGTCGGAGAGAAGGAACCATACTATCCTATTGTAGTGCTTATCAACGGCGGCAGCGCCAGCGCCTCGGAAATCCTCGCCGGCGCTCTCCAGGACCACAAACGCGCCGTCATCATGGGAACCCAGAGTTTCGGAAAAGGCTCCGTACAGTCGGTAATGCCGCTTCGAAACGGAGGTGCGCTGAAACTCACCACTGCCCGTTACTATACACCGAGCGGCCGCTCGATTCAGGCAAAAGGAATAGTTCCTGACGTTGTGGTAGCGCGCCTCGACCTCAAAAACGTTCAGAAGAAAGATGAACCGGACATACGCGAAAAGGACCTGAACAACCATATGTCCGAAGGAGCTGCAACTCCCGCTCCGCCCGCGGAGGAGGCGCCTGTAAAGAACCTCAAGAACCTGGAGCTGGGAAATGATTACCAGATGCTTCGAGCGCTGGAACTCCTCCACGGGCTCGACGCTATGAACCGCCTCAATCTGAAGAAGCAGTGA
- the miaA gene encoding tRNA (adenosine(37)-N6)-dimethylallyltransferase MiaA, translated as MIAPAPSENHPHCNILVILGPTASGKTRLGVQLARTFKGEIISADSRQVYRGLDLGAGKDLGEYGEIPYHLIDIVDPGTEFNVFEFQRRFLEAFENIRERGLLPVLVGGSGLYLEAVLNGYRMVEVPENEKLRRELAELSMEKLAERLRSTGQRLHNTTDLIDRARLVRAIEIATHDPHTLPRSLGLHPITFGIHWDRGVLRERITTRLRERMAAGLITEVETLLASGVSHETLDFLGLEYRFIARHLRGELNRNDLFQKLNSAIHDFAKRQETWFRRMERNGTAIHWLSGGDDLLDQALQVLQRMGNINA; from the coding sequence ATGATCGCCCCGGCTCCCTCGGAAAATCACCCCCACTGCAACATTCTGGTCATTCTCGGCCCCACGGCCTCCGGTAAAACGAGGCTTGGTGTCCAACTGGCCCGCACTTTCAAAGGAGAGATCATCTCCGCTGATTCACGGCAGGTGTATCGGGGTCTCGACCTGGGTGCGGGAAAGGACCTGGGAGAATATGGGGAGATTCCCTATCACCTCATCGACATTGTCGACCCGGGGACCGAGTTCAACGTCTTCGAGTTTCAACGCCGGTTCCTTGAGGCTTTCGAAAACATACGCGAAAGGGGCCTCCTGCCGGTACTTGTCGGAGGCAGCGGCCTCTACCTGGAAGCAGTCCTGAACGGCTACCGGATGGTGGAAGTCCCTGAAAACGAGAAGCTTCGGAGGGAACTGGCGGAACTTTCCATGGAAAAGCTCGCGGAGCGTCTGCGGAGCACGGGTCAGCGTCTTCACAATACCACGGACCTCATCGACCGTGCACGGTTGGTTAGGGCCATAGAAATAGCGACACACGATCCGCACACCCTGCCCCGTTCCCTTGGACTTCACCCGATAACGTTCGGAATTCACTGGGATCGTGGTGTCCTGCGAGAACGCATCACCACTAGGCTTAGAGAACGAATGGCCGCCGGTCTCATCACGGAAGTGGAAACGCTTCTGGCTTCGGGGGTAAGCCATGAAACGCTTGACTTCCTCGGGCTTGAATACCGGTTCATAGCTCGTCATCTACGTGGAGAATTGAACAGGAACGACCTCTTCCAGAAACTGAACAGCGCTATCCATGACTTCGCGAAGCGCCAGGAAACCTGGTTCCGCCGCATGGAACGAAACGGCACCGCCATCCACTGGCTTTCGGGAGGAGACGATCTGCTGGACCAGGCGCTGCAAGTCCTGCAAAGAATGGGGAACATAAATGCCTGA